Part of the Streptomyces antimycoticus genome, CCGACGGCGGCAGCTTGTCCGGTACGGCGTTCGCGGGATTCGGCGTGCCCGGGGCCCCCGGGGGCCGGTCCGGGGTCAGGGGTACGACCTTCTTGGGCACGGCCGCCGAGGTGTCCGGCGGGGCGGCGGTCGTGGTGGCGATCTGCTCGGCCGAGTCCGCCTTGCCGTCGCCGACCTTGCCGTGCACCTCCGCGCGGACCTCATCGGCCTTGCCGGAGCCGGCGAACTTGTCGGCCTCGTCGAGGTTCTTCGGTGCCTTCTCGGCGATCGCCTTCTCGACCGCCCTGATGAACGCGTCCTTGTCGAAGTCCTTCGGCTTGGCCTCGTTCATCTTCTCGGCGTTGGCGGTCTTGCCCTGTGCCTCTTCGTCGTCCTTGGGCGGCCGGGCGGCGTCCTGCGCGGCCCCGGCCTCCGTCCTCGGGGGTGGGTGCGAGCTCGCGACCGAGCGCTTCTTGTGCCGTACGTCCTTCTTCAGCGTCGCGAACTTCGGATCCGCGCCCGGGCCGGGCCGTGCTTTCGTCTCCGGCGCGGCGCCTGAGGCGGCGGGGGTCGCCTCCGCTGCCTCCGCCGGTGCCGGTTCGGCCGTGGGCGGCTGCCGAGGGCCGGGCTCGGTACGCCGAGCCGCCGCGACCGCGCCATTGCCGACCGTGTCCTGCCCGGCGGGCGGCAACCGGGCGGAGGAGGGCGGCAGCGCCGTCGGTCCGCGTCCGCCGGACAAGGCGGCCGTCACCGCCGCGTTGGACGGAGGGAACTGGGGGCGTGTGGGGCCGTGTACTTCCGGCCGATCCTGGGCGGGGGCAGGCACCGTCTTCGACACCCGGGGCCGCTGCGCGAGAGCCTTCGGCGGTGGCATCGGACGGAACCTCCCACGCATGTCGGTGCCGACAGGAACGTGGCGTCCCGCTGGCACTCCCGCACGAAGGGTGGCAGCACGGGCGTGACGAGGCCGTCACCCCCGTGTTTTCATGGCGTCTCCAAGGGCCTGGGGAGGCCCCACGGTCACCGGCGGCCGAGCAGGCCGGTGGTGAGTCCGCACAGCGCCTTGATCAGATCCTGGCCGAGCACCCGCCAGGATTCCTCCGCCGTGGCGGGGTCGATGCGCCCGTTCGCCAGGTCGTGCTCCAGCTCGGCGAAGGCGTGCACGGAGAGCTGGCGCACCATGGTGCCGTGCCGGGCGCGCAGTTCCGGGCGGATGCCGTCCCGGCGGATGGCACCTATCTCGTCCAGCAGGCGCAGCGACGGAGTGTCCAGATGGTCCTGAAGGACGTAGTCGCGCAGCGCGGGCTCGACGAGGGCCTGCGCGAGGAAGCGGGCACACCACGTGGGAGTGCCCGCTTCGATGTGGTTCTCGACGTTCGGCAGGATCAGGCAGCTGTAGTGCTCCTCCAGGGACACGGTCTCCCGCTCGCGCAGCGCCTCCACCATCACGATGCGGTGTTTCTCGACGAGTCGGGTGTGGTTCGACAGAATCGTCTCGATGAGCCTGTCCCGGCTCTCGAAGTGGTACTGCACCGCTGAGTTGTTGCGCTGGCCGGCCGCCTCGCTGATCTGCCGGACCGATACGTTCGCGAACCCGCGCTCGGCGTAGAGCCGTTCGGCGGTACGCATCAGTTTGTCGCGCGCGAGCGCGGAGCGCGGAGAGGGCGGGGCGGCCGGGCCCGGAGGAGTCATCCCGTCAGGCTAACGGCACCGGTCGGGCACGCCCCGGCCGTACGCACGGCGCCGCTCGCTCACCGGCCCGCCGTGGACCGTCACCAGGTGACCCACAGGTCCTCGAAGCCGCCCGCCGAGATTCCCTCGCGCATGCGGAGGTCTTCCGGGGCGTTCCCGCAGCCGGAGTTCGGGCAGGTGCCTGACGAAGGTGGCCAGGCACACCTGGAGCTCCACCCGGGCCAGCGTTTGGCCGACGCAGAAATGCGGTCCGGCGCCGAAGGCGACGTGCTGGGCGCTGTTCTCCCGGCGCGGATCGAACCGGTCGGGGTCGGGGAACTTGCGCTCGTCCCGGTTGGCCGCGTGCAGATTGACGAACAAGGTGCTCCCGGCGCCCACCGGCACCCCGCTGACCTCCGTGTCCTCGGTGATGAACCGGGGGATGCCCACCCCGCCGAGGGCGTCCAGCCGCAGAGCCTCCTCCACCACTCCCGGCACCAGCCCGGGATCGGCGCGCAGGGTCTCGTAGCGCTCCCGCTCCGACAGCAGCATCGCCATCATCTTGAGGATCATGTTCGAGGTGGTCTCGTGACCCGCGAGCAGGAGCCCGACCACGGTGGCGATGAGTTCGTCGTGGCTGAGCCGGCCGTCCTCGCTGTCGGTGATCTGGGTCAGCTCACTGAGCAGGTCATCACCCGGCCGCGCCCGCTTGCGCTCGACGAGATCGGATGCGTAGGCACGGAACTCCGCCTGCGCCTCGTCCACTTCGGCCTGGGTGTAGCGCGTCAACGTCAGCAGCGTCTCCGACCAGCGCGCGAACTTGTCCTGGTCCTCGCTCGGCGCGCCCAGCAGCGCGCAGATGACCCGCACGGGAAGGGGGAGTGCCACCGCAGCACGGAGATCCGCGGGTGACCCCTCGGCCACCATGGCGTCCACCAACTCATCCGCCATCTCCTGGATACGCGGGCGCCACGCTTCCATCTTCTTCACCGTGAACGCGCGGCTGAGCAGCCGTCGCCACCTCCGGTGTCCCGGGCCCTCCTTGATGTCCGCGTCCCCCTGGGACGGCCGGCTGAACGTCCCCCCGTCCTCGGTGGTCGACATGCGGGCGGCGCCCTTGCGGTCCAGATTGCGGCTGAACCGCGGGTCGGTCAGCAGCCCACGGACCTCCTCGTACCCGGTCAGCAGGCCGACCACGTCCCCACTGGGCATCCGTACGTGTGCCACGGGGCACGTGGCCCGCGTCTCGGCCCACTCCCGCGGGGGCTCCAGCGCGTTCGGCTGCTCGAAGGGGTAGTCGGGGATGGCTTCCGTCATGGGGGGACTCCTCCGGTGTCGGGGACCTTTGATCACCGTAAGGCGGCCGTCTTATTAAGACAATCGCCTTAGGAGGGATGGCCGACATTCGACCCGGGTCGGTTGTGGTTGGACCGGGCACACCCGGGGAAGGGGAGTGGAGGGCGGTCGGGCCGCACGCTCAGACGTGGCGGCCGACGCGGTGAGTTCACCGACCCGGGACGGGGTCAACAGCTTTCGCCTTTGTCTAAGGAAATTTGCAGACGTTGTCTGCGGGGGCCTTTCGGTGCGCTGTCGGGTCGACGACGAAGCTAGCATCGACATCGAGCCAGCCGGTGTAGCCGCCGACGACCTCGATGCATGGATGTGAAATCGATGGAGGAGTCTTGGTCGACGCCCCGCACCCCACTGTGTCAATGCCCACCCAGCGGAGCTGCCCCTTCGATCCTCCGGACGGCTACACCCCCCTGCGCGAGCAGGAGCGGATAACGCGCATGAGTTACCCTGATGGGTCACCCGGGTGGCTCATCACGCGTCACGCCGAAGCGAAGGAACTCCTCACTCATAAAAGCTTCAGTGCGCGCCAGGAAGGGATAATCTCGCCGGTTCCCACGGAGCTGCAGTACGACGGCCGCCCGGCCGACCCCGGCGCCTTCGCGAAGACGGACGACCCGATCCACAGCCAGTATCGCAAGCTGGTCACCGGCTTTTTCACGGTCCGTCGTACGCGTCAGCTCGCCCCCATGATCGAGCGAATCGTGCACGAACAACTCGACGATCTGGAAAAGGCCGGGCCGGGTGCCGATCTGGTCGAGGTATTCACCGAATCCGTTCCCTCCCGGGTGATGTGCGAGATGATCGGCGTCCCCGAATCGGAGCGGAAGACCCTCCAGCGGCACGTGGAGACACTCGGACGCCTCTCCTGCACCGTCCCCGAGGCGCTCGCCGCCGTGTCAGGGATGAGCGGATTCCTGTCCCGCTTCGTACCGGCCAGGATGGACGACCCCCGGGACGACCTCCTCGGTGACCTGATCCGCGGCGGGCAGCTCAACGAGCAGGAGCTCATGGGCATGGCCGCCACGCTGATCACCGGGGCCTTCGACACCACGGGCAACATGCTGGCCATGGGCGTCTTCACGCTGCTCGAGCACCCCGATCAGCTGGCCAAGCTCCGCGAGGACCCGGAGCTCATGGCGGGTGCCGTCGAGGAACTCCTGCGCTTCCTCACCATCTCCCACCTCGGGGCCAGCCGGTGGGCGCTCGAAGATGTCGAGTTCGCCGGCCAGGCCATCAAGAAGGGCGAAGTGGTCACCGTCGCCCTCCCCGCCGTGAACCGCGACCCCGAGCGCTACAACAACCCTGACCAGCTCGACATCGGCCGCACGGACCACGGGCACCTGGCGCTCGGCCACGGCGTGCACCAGTGTCTCGGTCAGCACCTCGCCCGCACGATCCTGCGCGTCGGCTACGAGGCCCTGTTCGACAGGTTCCCCACGCTGCGGCTGACGGTCCCGGGCGATGAGATCCCGATGCGTGATGACTTCGTGCACTACGGCCCCAGGTCGCTTCCCGTCACCTGGGACGACTGAACGAGCCCGGATTCCTGAGCCGGCCACTCCGCGAGTGGCCGGCTCATCATCCCGAACGACAAGGTAGGACTGAGACCCGATGAGGATCACCGCCGACCGTGAGGTGTGCTGTTCGGCGGGCCAGTGCGCGCTGATCGCGCCTGACCTGTTCGACCAGAGCGACGAGGACGGCTCCGTCGTTCTGCTCGAAGCACAGCCCGACGCCGGACGGCTGGACACCCTGCGCGAGGTCGTATCCCGTTGCCCAACCGGTGCGATCCGCATCGAAGAAGACCCTGGCGCGTGAAAAAGACGGGTCGAACCGGAGCGCGAACAGCGGCGGAGAACGCACGGTGGCACGCGATACACGGCCGGTGAAACATTGGTGAAATCAAATCCCGCGAACATGCCCGGGAGCGTTAACCGAGCCTGCGCGGGTTTCTAGGGTTTCCCTTACGGGTGCGGGGCTAGTGTGGCCGGTGTCCGTCTGGCAAGGCGTGTTTTGAAAAATCTCAGGGCCGTTGCGCTCTCCAGCGAACGACGCGTTAAGTGTGGAGTTTCCGATGCCTGCTGCATCCAACCAGAACAAAGCTGTTGAAGCGCTGCGCAAGTCGTTCAAGGAAATCGAGCGGCTCAAGCGTCAGAACCGCCAGCTGATCAGTTCGGCAACCGAGCCCCTTGCCATCATCGGTATGGCCTGCCGATTTCCGGGCGGAGTGAATTCCCCCGAGGCGCTGTGGCGTCTGGTCGCCGATGGAGCGGATGCGATCTCACCCTTCCCGACAAACCGCGGCTGGGACGTGGAAGGGATCTACGACCCGGACCCGGAGCGTCCGGGTACCAGTTACGTACGCGAAGGCGGCTTCCTCCACGACGCGGACCAATTCGACTCCGCGTTTTTCGGAATCTCACCCCGCGAGGCCCTCGCCATGGACCCCCAGCAGCGGCTGCTGCTGGAGACCTCATGGGAGGTGTTCGAACGGGCGGGCATCGACCCCGCGTCACTGCGTGGCAGCCAGACGGGTGTCTTCACCGGTGCCATGCATACCACTTACGCGTCCGAGGCCGCGCAGATACCGGACGAGATCGAGCCGTACCTCCACAACGGCGCCACCACCAGCATCGCCTCGGGCCGTGTCTCCTACACCTTCGGCTTCGAAGGTCCCGCGCTGACCGTGGACACCGCCTGCTCATCGGCGCTGGTCGCGCTGCACCTGGCGGCGCAGGCGCTGCGTCAGGGCGAGTGCTCCATGGCGCTGGTCGGCGGTGCGACCGTCATGGTGAGCCCCAAGGGCTTCGTCACCTTCAGCCGCCAGCGCGGACTGGCCGCCGACGGCCGGTGCAAGGCGTTCGCCGACGGAGCCGACGGCACCACATGGTCCGAGGGCATCGGTGTGCTGCTGGTGGAGCGGCTGTCCGACGCGCGGCGCAACGGGCACCAGATACTCGCGGTGGTACGCGGCTCCGCCGTGAACCAGGACGGCGCGAGCAACGGTCTCACGGCCCCCAACGGCCCGTCACAGCGCCGCGTGATCCGGCAGGCCCTGGAAAACTGTGAGCTGACCCCCAGTCAGATCGACGTGGTCGAGGCGCACGGTACGGGTACGACGCTGGGCGATCCGATCGAGGCACAGGCGCTGCTGGCGACGTATGGACAGGACCGGCCCGAGGGCCGGCCGTTGTGGCTGGGCTCGCTGAAGTCGAACCTCGGCCATACGCAGGCGGCCGCCGGTGTGGCCGGTGTCATCAAGATGGTGATGGCGATGCGGCACGGCGTCCTGCCGAAGACGCTGCATGTCGACGCTCCGTCGAGCCATGTGGACTGGTCCGAGGGCCAGGTCGAGCTGTTGACCGAGGCGCGGCCGTGGCCGGAGACCGGGGAGCCGCGCAGGGTGGGCGTGTCCTCGTTCGGCGTGAGCGGGACCAACGCGCATGTGATCCTGGAGCAGGCTCCGGAGGTCGAGACCGAGGCGGAGGTTGCCGGGGAGCCTGCTGACGGTGGCCTCGCGGGTCCGGTGGCATGGGTGGTGTCGGGCAAGACCGACACCGCGTTGCGGGTGCAGGCCGGGCGGCTGCGGGAGTTCGTGGCGGAGCGTCCGGAGCTGGGTGCTTCCGATGTGGCGCTCTCCCTGGCGACGACCAGGTTCGCCTTCGAGCAGCGCGCCGTGGTGACCGGGACCAGCCGTGAGGAACTCCTGGAGCGCCTGGAGGCGGTGGCCGAGGGCGCGAAGCTCCCGGGTGTGGTCTGGGGAAAGGACGCCGAAACTCCTGGTCGTTCGGTGTTTGTGTTCCCGGGTCAGGGTGCGCAGTGGGTGGGGATGGCGGTGGGCTGTTGGAGTCCTCGCCGGTGTTCGCGGAGGCGATCGGTGAGTGTGAGTCGGCGTTGTCGGCGCATGTGGACTGGTCGTTGACGGATGTGCTGCGTGGGGTTGAGGGCGCTCCCGACTTCGACCGGGTGGATGTCGTTCAGCCGGTGCTCTTCGCGGTGATGGTGTCGCTGGCGAAGCTGTGGCGTTCGGTGGGTGTGGAGCCGGATGCGGTGATGGGGCACAGCCAGGGTGAGATCGCCGCGGCGTGTGTCGCGGGTGCGCTCTCGCTCGAAGACGCCGCGAAGGTGGTGACCTTGCGGTCGCAGGCGATCGCGGCGGGTCTGGCCGGTCGTGGTGGGATGGTGTCGGTCGGGCTGCCGGTCGACCAGGTGAAAGAGCGTCTCGCCCGGTGGAGTGGCGCGATCTCGGTGGCGGCGGTGAATGGCCCGGGGTCGGTTGTGGTGTCCGGTGATCCGGGCGCGCTGGATGAGATGGTCGCGGAGCTGGAGGGTGAGGAGGTGCGTGTTCGCCGGGTTCCGGTGGACTACGCCTCGCACTCGGCCCATGTGGAGGGAATCCGCGAGGAGTTGCTGAAGGTTCTGGCGGACATCGCGCCGCGTTCGTCGGAGGTGCCGTTCTACTCGACGGTCTCCGGTGAGCTGGTGGACACCGCTGGACTGGACGCGGAGTACTGGTACCGGAATCTGCGGCAGACGGTCGAGTTGGAGTCCACGACGCGCACGCTGCTCGATGAGGGCCACACCGTGTTCATCGAGGTGAGCCCGCACCCGGTGTTGACCCTGCCGGTGCAGCAGACGGTGGAGGCCGCTGAGACGCGGGCGGTGGTTCTGGGGACTCTGCGGCGTGATGAGGGTGGACCTGAGCGGTTCCTCACCTCCGCCGCCGAGCTGCATGTCAGCGGAGCGAGCGTCGACTGGCGGAAGGTGTTCGAAGGACACGGCGCCCGCCGCGTGGAACTGCCGACCTACGCCTTCCAGCACGAGCGCTTCTGGCTCGACGCCCCCGCGGGCGTGGGCGATGTGGGTTCGGTGGGGTTGGGCTCGCTGGGGCATCCGTTGCTGGGTGCGGTGGTGTCCTTGGCGAGCGGCGGCGGGGTGCTGCTGAGCGGGCGGCTGTCCTTGGCCACGCACGGGTGGCTGGCGGATCACGCCGTACACGGGGTGATGTTGCTCCCGGGGACGGCCTTCGTGGAGTTGGTGGTATCGGCGGGCGATCAGGTCGGGGCCGGTCGCGTTGAGGAACTGGTCCTGGAAGCGCCGCTGATCGTGCCCGAGAAGGGTGGCGTACACCTTCAGGTCGAGGTGGGGGAGGCGGACGCTTCCGGTTTCCGTGAGGTCAGTGTGTTCTCGCGGGAGGAAGCGGAGGGCGAGGGCGCCGCATGGGTGCGGCATGCCCATGGTGTGGTCGGTTCGGCAGCGCCCGTCTCCGGCACACAGTTCGACTTCGGTGTGTGGCCCCCGGCGGGGGCCGAGCCGGTCGATGTGTCGGGTGAGTATGTGCGGGCCGCGGAGAACGGGTTGGAGTACGGGCCGGTCTTCCAGGGGTTGAAGCATGCGTGGCGGCGTGAGGGGGAGGTGTTCGCGGAGGTCGAGCTCCCGGAGGCGGAGCGGGACCGGGCGGGTCAGTTCGGTTTGCACCCGGCGCTGTTCGACGCGGCGTTGCACGCGATGGGTGTGAGCGAGAGCCTGGCGGGTGGTTCGGGGAGCCGGCTGCCGTTCTCGTGGCGCGGGTTCGCCCTGGAGGCGGTGGGTGCGACATCGCTGCGGGTACGGCTGGCGTCGGCGGATGCCGGGTCGGATGCGGTGTCGGTGCTGGTGGGCGATGAGTCCGGGCGGGTGGTGGCGTCGGTCGAGTCGCTGGTGTTGCGTCCGGTTGATGCGGATCAGCTGAAGGCCGCGGGTGGGGCGGCGCGGGAGGCGTTGTTCCGGGTCGAGTGGGTGGACGCGCCCGGGGCCGTCGTGGCGGGGGGTGAGGCCGCGCCGCGAGCAGAGGTGATGCGGTTGGTCTCCGATGGTGTGGATGTGGTGGGTGAGGCGTACGGGCGTGTGCTTGAGGTCCTGGAGCGGGCGCAGGACTGGTTGGCGGATGAGGACCGTGCGAGTGAGCGGTTGGTGGTGGTGACCCGGGGCGCTGTTGATGTGGGTGACGGCGTTGGTGTGTGGGATCTGGCGGGGGCCGCGGTGTGGGGTCTGGTGCGGTCCGCGCAGGCGGAGAATCCCGGGCGTCTGGTGCTGGTGGACACCGATGACCTGGACGGCGTTGATGGTCTTCTTCCGGGGCTGCTGGCTCGGGGTGAGGAGCAGTTGGTGGTGCGGTCGGGCGCGGTGCGGGTGCCGCGTCTGGGCCGGGTGCTGCCCTCGGGTGAGGCTCCGGAGGCGGGTGGGTTTGGTTCGGGTGCGGTGCTGGTCACGGGTGGTACTGGTGTGTTGGGTGGTGTGGTGGCGCGGCATTTGGTGGCCCGGCATGGTGTCGGGAAGTTGGTGTTGCTGTCCCGTCGTGGTGCGGAGGCCGAGGGTGCGGCTGAGTTGCGGGCGGGGTTGGAGGCTGCGGGCGCCGAGGTGGTGATCGCGGCGTGTGATGCCGCGGACGGTGTGGCTTTGGCCGGGGTGTTGGCGGGGTTGCCCGAGGGGTTCGCGTTGAGTGGTGTGGTGCATGCGGCGGGTGTGCTCGATGACGGGTTGCTTACGTCGCTGACCCGTGAGCGGGTTGAGCGGGTGCTGCGGGCGAAGGTGGACGCGGCGTGGAATCTGCATGAGCTGACGGCGGGGATGGATCTGTCGGCGTTCGTGTTGTTCTCGTCGGCCACTGGTGTGCTGGGTGGTGCGGGGCAGAGCAACTATGCCGCGGCGAATGTGTTCCTGGATGGCTTGGCGTCCTGGCGCCGGGCTCAGGGGCTGTCGGGCGTGTCGATGGCGTGGGGTCTGTGGGCCGAGGCCAGCGGCATGACCGGACACCTCGGTGAGGACGACATCCAGCGGATATCCCGCTCGGGCGTGGTGCCACTGGCCACGGACGAGGGCCTTGAGCTCTTCGACGCCGCTCTGGTCTCGGACGCGGTGGTACCCGTTCTCTTCCGGCTGGACATCCCCACGCTGCGTGCGCAGGGCGCCGAACTCCCCGCCCTCTTCCGTAACGTCGTACCGGGGATGACCGTCCGGCGTGCCGCGGGCGCCGGAGACACGGACGTGGACGACGTTGCCGCCGGCCTGCGGCGGCGACTGGTCAGCATGTCCGAGGCGGAGCAGGAGCAGTTCCTGCTCCAAGAGCTGATCCGGGTCCAGGTGGCCGCCGCCCTCGGACATGCCAAGACGGACACCGTCGAGGTGGGACGGCCCTTCAAGGAACTGGGCTTCGACTCCCTCACCGCCGTGGAATTGCGGAACCGTCTGAGCGCGGAAACAGGTCTGCGCCTCCCGGCGACACTCGTCTTCGACTATCCGAACCCGACGGTACTGGCGGGCTATCTGCGCTCGGAGATCCTCGGATCCCAGGCCACGGCCACCGCGGCGCCGGGCGGACCGCCCGGCGTCCCGTCCGGCACCGACGACGACCCGATCGCGATCGTGGCCATGAGCTGCCGCTTCCCCGGTGGTGTGCAGACCCCCGAGGAGCTGTGGCAACTGGTGATGGCGGGCACCGATGCCACGTCGTCGCTCCCGTCCAACCGTGGCTGGGACCTTGAGTCGACCTACGACCCGGACCCCTCGCATGAGGGCACGTACTACGCCCGCCACGGTGGCTTCCTCTACGAGGCGGACCAGTT contains:
- a CDS encoding TetR/AcrR family transcriptional regulator, producing the protein MTPPGPAAPPSPRSALARDKLMRTAERLYAERGFANVSVRQISEAAGQRNNSAVQYHFESRDRLIETILSNHTRLVEKHRIVMVEALRERETVSLEEHYSCLILPNVENHIEAGTPTWCARFLAQALVEPALRDYVLQDHLDTPSLRLLDEIGAIRRDGIRPELRARHGTMVRQLSVHAFAELEHDLANGRIDPATAEESWRVLGQDLIKALCGLTTGLLGRR
- a CDS encoding cytochrome P450; the encoded protein is MTEAIPDYPFEQPNALEPPREWAETRATCPVAHVRMPSGDVVGLLTGYEEVRGLLTDPRFSRNLDRKGAARMSTTEDGGTFSRPSQGDADIKEGPGHRRWRRLLSRAFTVKKMEAWRPRIQEMADELVDAMVAEGSPADLRAAVALPLPVRVICALLGAPSEDQDKFARWSETLLTLTRYTQAEVDEAQAEFRAYASDLVERKRARPGDDLLSELTQITDSEDGRLSHDELIATVVGLLLAGHETTSNMILKMMAMLLSERERYETLRADPGLVPGVVEEALRLDALGGVGIPRFITEDTEVSGVPVGAGSTLFVNLHAANRDERKFPDPDRFDPRRENSAQHVAFGAGPHFCVGQTLARVELQVCLATFVRHLPELRLRERPGRPPHARGNLGGRLRGPVGHLVTVHGGPVSERRRAYGRGVPDRCR
- a CDS encoding cytochrome P450, which produces MSYPDGSPGWLITRHAEAKELLTHKSFSARQEGIISPVPTELQYDGRPADPGAFAKTDDPIHSQYRKLVTGFFTVRRTRQLAPMIERIVHEQLDDLEKAGPGADLVEVFTESVPSRVMCEMIGVPESERKTLQRHVETLGRLSCTVPEALAAVSGMSGFLSRFVPARMDDPRDDLLGDLIRGGQLNEQELMGMAATLITGAFDTTGNMLAMGVFTLLEHPDQLAKLREDPELMAGAVEELLRFLTISHLGASRWALEDVEFAGQAIKKGEVVTVALPAVNRDPERYNNPDQLDIGRTDHGHLALGHGVHQCLGQHLARTILRVGYEALFDRFPTLRLTVPGDEIPMRDDFVHYGPRSLPVTWDD
- a CDS encoding ferredoxin, encoding MRITADREVCCSAGQCALIAPDLFDQSDEDGSVVLLEAQPDAGRLDTLREVVSRCPTGAIRIEEDPGA